In the genome of Pseudomonas sp. LBUM920, one region contains:
- a CDS encoding NADPH-dependent FMN reductase, which produces MSKVYTIAVLVGSLRKESINRKVALALAELAPATLKLNIVEIGDLPLYNEDLEGASPPAAYSSFRQQVRSSDAVLFVTPEYNRSVPAPLKNAIDVGSRPYGQSVWGGKPGAVISVSPGAIGGFGANHHLRQSLVFLDVPCMQQPEAYLGGAGSVFDDAGKLSEKTRPFLQAFIDAYGKWVEKLSA; this is translated from the coding sequence ATGAGCAAGGTCTACACGATTGCCGTCCTGGTTGGCAGCTTGAGAAAAGAGTCGATCAACCGCAAGGTCGCCCTGGCACTGGCCGAACTGGCCCCTGCCACTCTCAAATTGAACATTGTGGAAATTGGCGATTTACCGCTCTACAACGAAGACCTCGAGGGAGCATCGCCGCCCGCAGCCTACAGTAGTTTCCGTCAGCAAGTACGTTCATCCGACGCGGTGTTGTTTGTGACGCCCGAATACAACCGTTCCGTGCCCGCACCGTTGAAGAATGCCATTGACGTAGGGTCTCGTCCTTACGGGCAAAGTGTCTGGGGCGGCAAGCCGGGTGCGGTCATTAGCGTGTCGCCCGGAGCGATTGGCGGCTTTGGTGCCAACCACCACCTGCGCCAGTCGCTGGTATTCCTTGATGTGCCGTGCATGCAGCAACCGGAAGCGTACCTGGGGGGCGCGGGCAGCGTGTTTGATGACGCAGGAAAACTTTCGGAAAAGACCAGGCCGTTCCTGCAGGCGTTTATCGACGCCTACGGCAAGTGGGTAGAAAAGCTGTCCGCCTGA
- the dnaQ gene encoding DNA polymerase III subunit epsilon has translation MRSVVLDTETTGMPVTDGHRIIEIGCVELIGRRLTGRHFHVYLQPDRDSDEGAIGVHGITDEFLKGKPRFAEVADEFFEFINGAQLIIHNAAFDVGFINNEFALMGQTERADISQHCSILDTLMMARERHPGQRNSLDALCKRYGVDNSGRELHGALLDSEILADVYLTMTGGQTSLSLAGNASDGTGSAEGSGNRPSEIRRLPADRKPTTIIRASEQDLAEHAARLEAIAKSAGAPALWSQLTQQ, from the coding sequence ATCCGATCTGTTGTACTCGATACCGAAACCACCGGCATGCCGGTGACCGATGGTCACCGGATCATCGAAATCGGCTGTGTCGAATTGATAGGTCGCCGTCTTACCGGGCGTCACTTCCACGTCTACCTGCAACCGGACCGTGACAGTGACGAGGGCGCGATCGGCGTCCACGGCATCACCGATGAGTTCCTCAAGGGCAAGCCGCGCTTCGCCGAAGTGGCCGACGAGTTTTTCGAATTCATCAACGGCGCCCAACTGATCATCCACAACGCGGCGTTCGACGTCGGCTTCATCAATAACGAATTTGCCCTGATGGGGCAGACCGAGCGTGCGGATATTTCCCAGCATTGCTCGATCCTCGACACCTTGATGATGGCGCGCGAGCGTCACCCAGGCCAGCGCAACAGCCTGGATGCCTTGTGCAAACGCTACGGCGTCGACAACTCCGGCCGTGAACTCCACGGCGCCTTGCTCGACTCCGAGATTCTGGCCGACGTTTACCTGACCATGACCGGCGGGCAAACCAGCCTGTCCCTGGCCGGTAATGCCTCCGACGGCACAGGCTCGGCAGAAGGTTCGGGTAATCGCCCTTCAGAAATCCGCCGCCTGCCGGCTGATCGCAAGCCGACCACCATCATCCGTGCCAGTGAGCAGGATCTGGCTGAGCACGCGGCGCGTCTGGAAGCGATTGCCAAGTCGGCGGGTGCGCCGGCGTTGTGGTCGCAGCTGACCCAGCAATAG
- the gspG gene encoding type II secretion system major pseudopilin GspG, giving the protein MPGYTAVTGKPQPQQGFTRWAVLVVLVIIGLLALAVGPRLFGDVTLAEIATAKAQVAELGKAVEQFHQDTGRYPTDEEGLEALTTRPAQDAQWKGPYVSDELLTDPWGVAYQYHYPATQPNTAFDLFSFGKDRTLGGVGDNKDITYGDN; this is encoded by the coding sequence ATGCCCGGATACACCGCAGTCACAGGCAAACCGCAACCCCAGCAAGGTTTTACACGCTGGGCGGTGCTGGTGGTACTGGTCATCATTGGCTTGCTGGCCCTGGCGGTGGGGCCGCGCTTGTTTGGTGATGTAACGCTGGCAGAGATCGCGACGGCCAAGGCCCAGGTGGCCGAGTTGGGCAAGGCGGTTGAGCAGTTTCACCAAGACACGGGTCGCTACCCCACCGATGAGGAAGGTCTGGAGGCGCTGACCACGCGACCTGCGCAGGACGCCCAGTGGAAAGGGCCCTATGTCAGTGACGAGTTGTTGACCGACCCGTGGGGCGTTGCCTATCAGTACCACTACCCGGCAACCCAGCCCAACACGGCGTTCGACCTGTTTTCGTTCGGCAAGGACCGTACGCTGGGCGGGGTCGGCGATAACAAGGACATTACCTACGGCGACAACTGA
- a CDS encoding Orn/Lys/Arg decarboxylase N-terminal domain-containing protein, translating into MYKDLKFPVLIVHRDIKADTVAGDRVRGIAHELEQEGFSIFSAVDYAEGRLVASTHHGLACMLIAAEGAGENTHLLQNMVELIRLARVRAPNLPIFALGEQVTLENAPADAMSELNQLRGILYLFEDTVPFLARQVARAARAYLDGLLPPFFKALVQHTADSNYSWHTPGHGGGVAYRKSPVGQAFHQFFGENTLRSDLSVSVPELGSLLDHTGPLAEAEARAARNFGADHTFFVINGTSTANKIVWHSMVGRDDLVLVDRNCHKSVLHSIIMTGAIPLYLCPERNELGIIGPIPLSEFSPESIRAKIAASPLTRGRPPKVKMAVVTNSTYDGLCYNAELIKQQLGNSVEVLHFDEAWYAYAAFHEFFAGRYGMGTSRTPDSPLVFTTHSTHKLLAAFSQASMIHVQDGGARQLDRDRFNEAFMMHISTSPQYSIIASLDVASAMMEGPAGRSLLQEMFDEALSFRRALANLRQHIAAEDWWFSIWQPPSVAGIDRVVTADWLLHPQDDWHGFGDVAGDYVLLDPIKVTLVMPGLNAGGALSDCGIPAAVVSKFLWERGLVVEKTGLYSFLVLFSMGITKGKWSTLLTELLEFKRNYDANVSLASCLPSVFKQGPARYQNLGLRDLCDQLHGCYRSNATAKHLKRMYTVLPEIAMKPADAYDQLVRGEVEAVSIDALPGRIAAVMLVPYPPGIPLIMPGERFTESTRSIIDYLAFARTFDSSFPGFVADVHGLQHEDDGSGRCYTVDCIKG; encoded by the coding sequence ATGTACAAAGACCTGAAGTTTCCTGTTCTGATTGTGCACCGTGATATCAAGGCCGACACCGTTGCCGGTGACCGGGTTCGAGGTATCGCCCACGAACTGGAACAAGAAGGCTTCAGTATTTTTTCTGCAGTGGATTACGCCGAAGGCCGCCTGGTGGCTTCTACCCATCACGGGCTGGCGTGTATGTTGATCGCCGCTGAAGGTGCCGGGGAAAATACCCACCTGTTGCAAAACATGGTCGAACTGATCCGCCTGGCGCGGGTGCGGGCGCCCAACCTGCCGATCTTTGCCCTGGGCGAGCAAGTCACGCTGGAAAACGCGCCCGCCGATGCCATGAGTGAGCTCAACCAGTTGCGCGGCATTCTTTATCTGTTTGAAGACACCGTGCCGTTTCTGGCCCGACAAGTGGCTCGCGCGGCGCGCGCTTACCTGGATGGCTTGTTGCCGCCTTTCTTCAAAGCCCTGGTGCAACACACCGCCGACTCCAATTACTCCTGGCACACGCCCGGCCATGGCGGCGGCGTGGCGTATCGTAAAAGCCCGGTGGGGCAGGCGTTTCATCAGTTCTTCGGCGAAAACACGCTGCGCTCGGACTTGTCCGTGTCGGTGCCGGAACTCGGCTCGCTGCTCGATCACACCGGGCCGTTGGCCGAAGCCGAGGCCCGCGCCGCGCGTAACTTTGGCGCCGATCATACGTTCTTTGTGATCAACGGCACCTCCACGGCGAACAAGATCGTCTGGCACTCCATGGTCGGTCGTGACGACCTGGTGCTGGTGGACCGCAACTGCCACAAGTCGGTGCTGCACTCGATCATCATGACCGGTGCGATCCCGCTGTACCTGTGCCCGGAACGTAACGAACTGGGGATCATCGGCCCGATCCCCTTGAGCGAGTTCAGCCCCGAGTCGATCCGCGCCAAAATCGCAGCCAGCCCTTTGACGCGTGGCCGGCCACCGAAAGTGAAGATGGCGGTGGTCACCAACTCTACCTATGACGGCCTGTGCTACAACGCCGAGCTGATCAAGCAACAATTGGGCAACAGTGTCGAGGTGTTGCATTTTGACGAGGCCTGGTACGCCTACGCGGCGTTTCACGAGTTCTTTGCCGGGCGTTACGGCATGGGCACTTCACGCACGCCCGACAGCCCTCTGGTGTTTACCACGCACTCAACCCATAAGCTGCTGGCGGCCTTCAGCCAGGCCTCGATGATTCATGTGCAGGACGGCGGCGCGCGGCAGCTGGACCGTGACCGTTTCAACGAAGCATTCATGATGCATATCTCGACCTCGCCGCAGTACAGCATCATCGCATCGCTGGACGTAGCCTCGGCGATGATGGAGGGCCCCGCCGGGCGTTCACTGCTGCAGGAAATGTTTGATGAGGCGTTGAGTTTTCGGCGCGCCCTGGCCAACCTGCGCCAGCACATCGCTGCCGAGGACTGGTGGTTCTCCATCTGGCAGCCGCCTTCGGTAGCGGGTATCGACCGGGTTGTCACCGCGGACTGGCTGTTGCATCCGCAGGACGACTGGCACGGTTTTGGCGATGTGGCCGGAGATTATGTGCTGCTTGACCCGATCAAAGTGACCCTGGTGATGCCCGGCCTGAACGCCGGCGGCGCCTTGAGCGACTGCGGGATTCCCGCTGCAGTGGTCAGCAAGTTCCTCTGGGAGCGTGGGCTGGTGGTGGAAAAAACCGGCCTGTATTCCTTCCTAGTGCTGTTTTCCATGGGCATCACCAAAGGCAAATGGAGTACCTTGCTCACCGAACTGCTGGAGTTCAAGCGCAATTACGACGCCAATGTCAGCCTGGCCAGTTGCTTGCCCTCGGTGTTTAAACAAGGGCCGGCGCGCTATCAGAACCTCGGTTTGCGCGACCTGTGTGATCAGCTTCACGGCTGTTATCGCAGCAATGCCACGGCCAAACACCTCAAGCGCATGTACACGGTGTTGCCGGAAATCGCGATGAAACCGGCTGACGCCTACGACCAGTTGGTCAGGGGTGAAGTGGAGGCGGTGTCGATTGACGCCTTGCCAGGTCGCATCGCAGCCGTGATGCTGGTGCCCTATCCGCCGGGCATTCCGTTGATCATGCCGGGTGAGCGCTTTACCGAGTCGACCCGATCGATCATTGACTACCTGGCGTTCGCGAGGACGTTCGATAGCAGCTTTCCCGGTTTTGTCGCCGATGTTCATGGATTGCAACACGAAGACGACGGCAGTGGTCGTTGTTACACCGTCGATTGCATCAAAGGGTAA
- a CDS encoding LysR substrate-binding domain-containing protein — MRLRHIEVIQAILQTGHLGTAAEWLQLPVGDVDATLKDAEQQLGFMLFASVRGRLQATRETLELQAHISHLYEALEPVQRLASRLKLHHAPALRALCTPPLANQLLPQSIAVLRRRFQDTPCNLSSQPTREIVRSLLLHEADVGLSLHDPQHPQIQSSVLAEGKLQLLAPHGWLKPKQKYIALQDLAGQSLIGLEGHDPLSRVLDAKLQALRPLPVVQTRVQTYQMMRSMVEAGEGLAIVDPFTASGAREAGLDACPVSPPIMVSLYALTLRDAQTSPALNALLDIVTQKADSLLAS; from the coding sequence ATGCGTTTACGTCATATCGAAGTGATTCAGGCCATCTTGCAGACCGGACACCTCGGCACGGCCGCCGAGTGGTTGCAACTTCCCGTGGGCGATGTAGACGCAACGCTCAAGGATGCCGAGCAGCAACTGGGCTTCATGCTGTTTGCCAGTGTGCGCGGGCGTTTGCAAGCGACGCGCGAAACACTCGAACTGCAGGCACACATCAGTCACCTCTATGAGGCGCTGGAGCCGGTGCAACGCCTGGCCAGCCGCTTGAAACTCCACCATGCTCCGGCCTTGCGCGCGCTGTGCACCCCGCCGCTGGCCAATCAGTTGCTGCCGCAAAGCATCGCCGTACTGCGCCGGCGCTTCCAGGACACGCCGTGCAACCTGTCGAGCCAGCCGACCCGCGAGATTGTCAGAAGCCTGCTGCTGCACGAAGCCGATGTGGGCCTGAGCCTGCATGACCCGCAGCACCCGCAAATCCAGAGCAGCGTGTTGGCCGAGGGCAAGTTGCAATTGCTCGCGCCCCATGGCTGGCTGAAACCCAAACAAAAGTACATCGCCCTGCAGGACCTGGCCGGGCAATCGCTGATCGGGCTTGAAGGGCATGACCCCTTGAGCCGCGTGCTGGACGCCAAGCTGCAGGCCCTGCGCCCGCTGCCGGTGGTACAGACGCGGGTGCAGACCTACCAGATGATGCGCAGCATGGTGGAAGCCGGCGAAGGCCTGGCGATTGTCGACCCGTTCACCGCGTCCGGTGCACGCGAGGCTGGGCTGGATGCATGCCCGGTGTCGCCGCCGATCATGGTCAGCCTGTACGCACTGACTCTCAGGGACGCCCAGACGTCACCGGCACTCAATGCGTTGCTGGACATTGTCACGCAGAAGGCCGATAGCCTGCTGGCGAGTTAA
- a CDS encoding FMN-dependent NADH-azoreductase, whose amino-acid sequence MTTLLHIECSPRKQRSASLEIARQFIARYQHNAPDTRVVTLDLWALDLPEFDGPIMEAKYAGLSGTALTEEQAAAWDSLRSLATHLHQADLLVFSVPLWNFALPYKLKHFIDVVSQKGVLFEFSPEHGLRGLLHDKTAVNVYARGMDFSAPDAQAMDFQKPYMEAWLGFIGVTDVHSLSVEKTILGPEVDQASRQAATEQALALADRLA is encoded by the coding sequence ATGACCACTCTTCTGCATATTGAATGCTCGCCGCGCAAACAGCGCTCTGCGTCGCTGGAAATCGCCCGACAATTTATCGCGCGTTATCAGCACAACGCCCCGGACACCCGCGTGGTGACGCTGGACCTTTGGGCTCTGGACCTGCCGGAGTTTGATGGCCCGATCATGGAGGCCAAATACGCCGGCCTCAGCGGCACGGCATTGACCGAGGAACAGGCGGCGGCCTGGGACTCACTGAGGTCGCTGGCGACCCATCTGCACCAGGCTGATCTGCTGGTGTTCTCGGTGCCGCTGTGGAATTTCGCGCTGCCCTACAAGCTCAAGCACTTTATCGACGTAGTCTCGCAGAAGGGCGTGCTGTTCGAGTTCAGCCCGGAGCATGGTTTGCGCGGGTTGCTGCATGACAAGACGGCGGTCAATGTGTACGCGCGGGGCATGGATTTTTCAGCGCCCGACGCACAGGCGATGGACTTTCAGAAGCCGTACATGGAAGCCTGGCTGGGCTTTATCGGCGTGACCGATGTGCACTCGCTGTCTGTGGAAAAAACTATCCTGGGGCCAGAGGTGGATCAGGCATCTCGCCAGGCAGCCACCGAGCAGGCCCTGGCGCTGGCGGACCGCCTCGCTTGA
- a CDS encoding GNAT family N-acetyltransferase: MQAVMNPKYPGLSVRVADEGFDAYVWGNDFSFEVSAYGVPEMGKRVDQWAVERILPYRKCYGIDPEEFASFRDAPDSAIFMAYLDDRAVGHIVVSTNWNGFAHVDELAVALPARRHGVAKALLDVAQFWSRKKNLPGMMLETQNNNLGACRLYERCGYVMGGIDQLRYRGIDPQTREVAIFWYRLFKTELEQV, from the coding sequence ATGCAAGCTGTAATGAACCCGAAGTACCCGGGGCTCAGCGTACGGGTCGCCGACGAAGGTTTTGATGCCTACGTGTGGGGCAATGATTTCAGTTTTGAAGTCAGTGCCTACGGCGTGCCGGAGATGGGCAAACGCGTCGACCAGTGGGCCGTTGAGCGCATCCTGCCGTACCGCAAATGTTATGGCATCGACCCGGAGGAATTCGCCAGTTTTCGCGATGCGCCCGACAGCGCGATCTTCATGGCGTATCTGGATGACCGTGCGGTGGGTCATATCGTGGTCAGCACCAACTGGAATGGCTTTGCCCACGTCGATGAGCTGGCGGTGGCCTTGCCTGCGCGCCGTCATGGGGTGGCCAAGGCCTTGCTGGACGTGGCGCAGTTCTGGAGTCGCAAGAAAAACCTGCCGGGCATGATGCTGGAAACCCAGAACAACAACCTCGGCGCCTGCCGTCTGTATGAGCGTTGCGGCTATGTGATGGGTGGGATTGATCAGCTGCGTTATCGCGGTATTGACCCGCAGACGCGTGAAGTGGCGATTTTCTGGTACCGGTTGTTCAAGACTGAACTCGAACAGGTTTAA
- a CDS encoding LysR substrate-binding domain-containing protein, with translation MFDALLLKTFVAVVDEGGFSRAGERLHLTQSAVSGHLRRLEEQVGKPLLTRTTRSQQLTPDGQRLIAYARGILALHRDAWAELTRSAFEGSLRVGVSEEFAEARLLRELQDVAAQYPGLHISVQVGIPGSLLSLMKQGELDVVVGSLCESSEPGLALWREPLVWAWSAQPLAALPTPLPLALFPEPCPYREAALSRLAQAGIAQRTAMQCASYAALHAAASAGFAVAPMAQSQVGPGLAVLGAEHGLPALPDAEFRLFSAPDADPRMVEVVTQVVVRYGAARRH, from the coding sequence ATGTTTGACGCCTTGCTACTCAAGACCTTCGTCGCGGTCGTGGACGAAGGCGGCTTCAGTCGCGCCGGTGAGCGCCTGCACCTGACGCAGTCGGCCGTCAGCGGGCATTTGCGCCGCCTCGAAGAACAGGTCGGCAAGCCACTGCTGACGCGCACCACGCGTTCCCAACAGTTGACGCCGGACGGTCAGCGATTGATCGCCTACGCGCGCGGCATCCTGGCGCTGCATCGTGATGCCTGGGCAGAACTGACGCGTTCGGCGTTTGAAGGAAGCCTACGTGTAGGCGTGTCGGAGGAGTTCGCAGAGGCGCGTTTGCTGCGCGAGCTACAGGACGTTGCCGCGCAGTACCCTGGCCTGCATATCAGCGTGCAAGTGGGCATTCCCGGTTCGTTGCTGAGTTTGATGAAACAAGGCGAGCTGGATGTGGTGGTGGGTTCGTTGTGCGAGTCCAGCGAACCGGGCCTGGCGTTATGGCGCGAGCCGTTGGTGTGGGCCTGGTCGGCGCAACCGCTGGCGGCATTGCCGACGCCGTTGCCACTGGCCTTGTTCCCCGAGCCCTGTCCGTACCGCGAGGCGGCGCTGTCACGGCTTGCCCAAGCTGGAATTGCTCAGCGTACCGCCATGCAGTGCGCCAGCTATGCGGCGTTGCACGCCGCGGCATCGGCCGGTTTTGCCGTGGCCCCGATGGCGCAAAGCCAAGTGGGCCCAGGCTTGGCGGTCCTCGGCGCCGAGCACGGGTTGCCCGCGTTGCCCGATGCCGAGTTTCGCCTGTTCAGCGCGCCGGATGCCGACCCGCGCATGGTCGAGGTCGTCACCCAGGTGGTGGTCCGCTATGGCGCGGCCCGGCGCCACTGA